A genomic window from Lotus japonicus ecotype B-129 chromosome 1, LjGifu_v1.2 includes:
- the LOC130729021 gene encoding uncharacterized protein LOC130729021: MERSEKADSADRRVFPKLVVGLTTEDLQVLCELRVDFRNIAENGLDLRPAVKLQGWEGYFNRLTRPIYDKLVKEFWKHVDCDDLQVVSYVLGKKIIITERLIALLLGPDTIKGYRFQANDSKLRAIKDTINSVLYANWKPGKSDYKTRELHPDLRIWHKIMLNCFNPRPIGSSPNYINFNQKVMLYFIKTEQKICLPYFLFNYLKDCIRRSRTTAIVTKNTIKYIPFGKLLSDLFVESNLVKDLIAAGCTEDITTLTGDAFTSTTMKRMCLVEKKIKADSVITPEEIKGRRIPLNDYPLWYKADDPEAIMYYLEDLKSLGCEIDVDEFFRALPEAPDYESPKKKKTKRKKENIACREAKRGRGIPKKVEKRGKKKKGLVVHFSEVALAEVSDVDTWFERGEMMLLPTELSEPMSVQTREWSALLMGNEWEWCIIVHMLLPSTKLQPRFLQ; the protein is encoded by the exons ATGGAAAGATCAGAGAAAGCTGATTCTGCTGATCGCAGAGTGTTTCCTAAGTTGGTTGTAGGCCTGACAACTG AAGATCTTCAGGTTCTCTGCGAATTGCGAGTCGATTTCAGGAATATCGCAGAAAATGGGTTGGATCTTCGTCCAGCAGTTAAgcttcaaggctgggaaggatacttcaacaggcttacTAGACCCATCTATGAcaagttggtaaaggaattctggaaacatgttGATTGTGACGATCTTCAAGTGGTTTCCTATGTGCTGGGcaagaagatcatcattacTGAGAGATTAATTGCTCTGCTTCTGGGTCCAGACACCATCAAGGGTTACAGATTTCAAGCAAATGATTCCAAGTTGCGGGCAATTAAAGACACGATCAACTCAGTGCTGTATGCAAATTGGAAACCTGGAAAGTCTGACTACAAGACTAGAGAGCTTCATCCTGATTtgaggatctggcacaagattatGCTAAATTGCTTCAATCCCAGACCCATTGGAAGCTCTCCtaactacatcaacttcaatcagaaggtgaTGCTCTACTTCATCAAGACTGAGCAGAAGATATGTCTTCCTTACTTTTTATTCAACTATCTGAAGGACTGCATAAGAAGATCAAGAACAACTGCAATTGTGACCAAGAACACGatcaagtacattccttttggaaagTTGCTATCTGATCTGTTTGTTGAGAGCAACTTGGTCAAGGACTTGATTGCTGCAGGATGCACTGAAGACATCACCACTCTGACCGGAGATGCCTTCACTTCTACAACGATGAAGAGGATGTGCCTGGTAGAAAAGAAGATCAAGGCTGACTCTGTCATCACACCAGAAGAAatcaagggaagaagaatccCTCTCAATGATTATCCCCTCTGGTataaggctgatgatccagaggctatCATGTACTATCTTGAGGATCTGAAGAGTCTCGGATGtgagattgatgtagatgagttcttcagagCTCTTCCAGAAGCTCCTGACTATGAATcccccaagaagaagaagacaaagaggaagaaagagaaTATTGCG tgtaGAGAAGCCAAAAGGGGTAGGGGAATACCTAAGAAAGTTGAGAAGAGAGGTAAAAAGAAGAAGGGCCTTGTTGTGCATTTCAGTGAGGTTGCTTTGGCGGAGGTTTCAGATGTAGATACTTGGTTTGAAAGGGGGGAGATGATGCTTTTGCCGACAGAGCTTTCCGAACCTATGAGTGTTCAGACTAGGGAGTGGAGTGCTCTTTTGATGGGAAACGAATGGGAATGGTGTATAATTGTACATATGTTGCTTCCATCAACCAAATTGCAACCTAGATTCTTGCAATGA